From one Candidatus Methylomirabilota bacterium genomic stretch:
- a CDS encoding CBS domain-containing protein, whose translation MIVADLMTRTVITVSPETPVLDARQEMLKQKIRHLPVIASGPELLGIVTDRDIRLSLPSQATSLSVWELNFLLTKLTVEKVMTRTVITVGPERPAPDAARLMLDHKIGALPVMDGGRLVGIVTETDMLRAFVHMATPELARRT comes from the coding sequence ATGATTGTCGCGGACCTGATGACGCGAACGGTGATCACCGTGTCGCCGGAAACGCCGGTACTGGACGCCCGTCAGGAGATGCTGAAGCAGAAGATTCGGCACCTGCCGGTGATCGCTTCGGGCCCGGAGCTGCTCGGCATCGTCACCGACCGAGACATCCGCCTCAGCTTGCCCTCTCAGGCGACGAGCCTGTCGGTGTGGGAGTTGAACTTTCTGCTGACCAAGCTCACGGTCGAGAAGGTCATGACGAGGACCGTGATCACGGTGGGGCCGGAGCGGCCCGCCCCCGATGCCGCGAGACTGATGCTTGACCACAAGATCGGGGCGCTGCCCGTGATGGATGGAGGACGGTTGGTCGGCATCGTGACCGAGACCGACATGCTGCGCGCCTTCGTCCACATGGCAACTCCTGAGCTCGCCCGGCGCACATGA